One Hordeum vulgare subsp. vulgare chromosome 4H, MorexV3_pseudomolecules_assembly, whole genome shotgun sequence DNA window includes the following coding sequences:
- the LOC123449354 gene encoding putative cyclin-dependent kinase F-2 — MAILKRPAAVLDAGHGHATAAQHRQSPSCCKRSRASIGSTDDYEKVACLGKGGFGVVHRMRHRVTKKNVAVKFLSSPDDTDVVKDLEQEARFLEACDGNPYVVGFEGLVCDPATGDTVGLVMEYVEASSLRSLLSDMRDDPPLPESTVCDFMWKLLTGADKMHEHDRHIVHRDIKPANILVGKNLELLKICDLGLAMFMADWPPYNRAGTTSYMAPEMILGKKDYDMLVDTWSIGCVFAELLTGKTLFKGYLEDDDEDETKNDIRQLWSIFCVLGMPDERTWPEFKSLPLTADVLKRLPAGCKHSRLRYLFPEDKLSEEGFQVLQGLLTCNPDERLTAADALKHPWFDAPSSAAAAAAAAAKVDSLSFSKKKAPRIKFIPPAMPRNAAQRV, encoded by the coding sequence ATGGCCATCCTCAAGCGACCTGCCGCTGTCCTCGACGCTGGCCACGGCCACGCGACGGCGGCTCAACATCGACAATCGCCGTCGTGCTGCAAGAGGAGCCGCGCCTCCATCGGGAGCACCGACGACTACGAGAAGGTGGCCTGCCTAGGCAAAGGCGGCTTCGGCGTCGTCCACAGGATGCGCCACCGCGTCACCAAGAAGAACGTGGCCGTCAAGTTCCTCTCCTCGCCCGACGACACCGACGTCGTCAAAGATCTTGAGCAGGAGGCACGATTCCTCGAGGCCTGCGACGGAAACCCCTACGTCGTCGGCTTCGAGGGCCTGGTGTGCGACCCGGCCACCGGCGACACCGTCGGCCTCGTCATGGAGTACGTCGAGGCGTCGAGCCTCCGGTCTTTACTGTCGGACATGCGCGACGACCCGCCGCTCCCGGAATCCACGGTGTGCGACTTCATGTGGAAGCTCCTGACCGGTGCCGACAAGATGCACGAGCACGACCGCCACATCGTCCACCGCGACATCAAGCCAGCCAATATCCTCGTCGGAAAAAACCTGGAGCTCCTCAAGATTTGCGACCTCGGGCTGGCCATGTTCATGGCCGATTGGCCTCCGTACAACCGGGCCGGCACGACGTCCTACATGGCGCCCGAGATGATCCTGGGGAAGAAGGACTACGACATGCTCGTGGACACGTGGTCCATCGGCTGCGTCTTTGCCGAACTGCTCACCGGTAAGACGCTGTTCAAGGGCTACCTcgaagatgacgacgaagacgagaCAAAGAATGACATAAGGCAGCTGTGGAGCATCTTCTGTGTGCTCGGGATGCCGGACGAGAGGACGTGGCCGGAGTTCAAGTCGCTGCCGCTCACCGCCGACGTGCTGAAACGGCTACCAGCGGGGTGCAAGCACAGCCGGCTCCGGTATTTGTTCCCTGAAGACAAGCTGTCCGAGGAAGGATTCCAGGTGTTGCAAGGGCTCCTCACGTGCAACCCGGACGAGCGACTGACGGCAGCCGACGCGCTGAAGCACCCATGGTTCGATGCTCCTagttcggccgccgccgccgccgccgccgctgcgaaGGTCGACTCTCTGTCGTTTTCGAAAAAGAAGGCACCAAGGATCAAGTTCATCCCACCGGCGATGCCACGGAACGCAGCGCAACGAGTGTAA
- the LOC123449355 gene encoding uncharacterized protein At5g39570-like isoform X1 yields MASYDGEDDSGRRRPPPQQHRPSGGGSGDLAASAKLVAEAAKAALQDHNLGKVDKGRTAEAAADLLHAASLYGKLEGKPVGGYLNKAEDYLHKFGAKEGGGGGGKHQPGGHGGSGGRYEEEDEYRKKPTSGGGRYEQEDDGYKKKPSGGGRYEEDDEYRKKPTGGGGGYGGGRYEGEDEYKKKPSGGGRYEQEDDYKRPPTGGGYGGGRYEEDDGYKKKPSAGGYGDGGGYEDEYKKRPTGGHGGGRYEEDDEYKKKPTGGHGGGRYEEDDEYKRPTGGGHGGRYEEEDYKKKPSGGGRYEEDDYKKKPSGGGRYEEDDYKKKPSGGSHGGKDESEGGGFGDYLKLAQGFMKKQDGEGGHKKTSGHGGGYGKEENEEDSGKKKHGGRPESGKDESEGSGMSDYLKLAQGFMKKDGEGGSGAGMGDYLKLAEGFMKKR; encoded by the coding sequence ATGGCCTCCTACGACGGTGAGGACGACTCGGGCCGGCGCCGCCCGCCGCCGCAGCAGCACCGCCCCTCCGGCGGGGGCAGCGGCGACCTCGCCGCGAGCGCCAAGCTGGTGGCGGAGGCGGCCAAGGCGGCGCTCCAGGACCATAACCTGGGGAAGGTCGACAAGGGCCGCACCGCCGAGGCCGCCGCCGACCTGCTCCACGCGGCCTCCCTCTACGGCAAGCTCGAGGGCAAGCCCGTCGGCGGCTACCTCAACAAGGCCGAGGACTACCTCCACAAGTTCGGCGCCAAggaggggggcggcgggggcggcaAGCATCAGCCGGGTGGCCACGGGGGCTCAGGCGGCAGGTACGAGGAAGAGGACGAGTACAGGAAGAAGCCTACGAGTGGCGGTGGGAGGTACGAACAGGAGGACGATGGGTACAAGAAGAAGCCCAGCGGTGGTGGGAGGTATGAGGAGGACGACGAGTACAGGAAGAAGCctactggtggtggtggtggctatGGAGGTGGAAGGTATGAGGGAgaagatgagtacaagaagaagcCTAGCGGTGGTGGGAGGTATGAGCAAGAAGATGACTACAAGAGGCCTCCTACTGGTGGTGGCTATGGTGGGGGAAGGTATGAGGAAGATGATGGGTACAAGAAGAAGCCTAGTGCTGGTGGTTATGGCGATGGAGGAGGATATgaagatgagtacaagaagaggcCAACCGGTGGCCATGGTGGAGGCAGGTATGAGGAAgatgatgagtacaagaagaagcCAACCGGTGGCCATGGTGGAGGGAGGTATGAGGAAGATGATGAGTACAAGAGGCCTACTGGTGGAGGCCATGGAGGGCGGTATGAAGAAGAGGACTACAAGAAGAAGCCTAGTGGTGgaggaagatatgaagaagatgaCTACAAGAAGAAGCCTAGTGGTGgaggaagatatgaagaagatgaCTACAAGAAGAAGCCTAGTGGTGGAAGCCATGGAGGGAAGGATGAGTCGGAGGGTGGTGGCTTTGGAGACTACTTGAAACTTGCACAAGGTTTCATGAAGAAGCAGGATGGCGAGGGtgggcacaagaagactagtggcCATGGAGGAGGGTATGGTAAGGAGGAAAATGAAGAGGATAGCGGCAAGAAGAAACATGGTGGCCGCCCTGAGAGTGGAAAAGACGAGTCGGAGGGCAGTGGCATGTCAGATTACCTGAAACTTGCACAGGGTTTCATGAAGAAGGATGGCGAGGGGGGAAGCGGAGCCGGTATGGGGGACTACTTAAAGCTTGCAGAGGGGTTCATGAAGAAGCGTTGA
- the LOC123449355 gene encoding uncharacterized protein At5g39570-like isoform X2, with amino-acid sequence MASYDGEDDSGRRRPPPQQHRPSGGGSGDLAASAKLVAEAAKAALQDHNLGKVDKGRTAEAAADLLHAASLYGKLEGKPVGGYLNKAEDYLHKFGAKEGGGGGGKHQPGGHGGSGGRYEEEDEYRKKPTSGGGRYEQEDDGYKKKPSGGGRYEEDDEYRKKPTGGGGGYGGGRYEGEDEYKKKPSGGGYGGGRYEEDDGYKKKPSAGGYGDGGGYEDEYKKRPTGGHGGGRYEEDDEYKKKPTGGHGGGRYEEDDEYKRPTGGGHGGRYEEEDYKKKPSGGGRYEEDDYKKKPSGGGRYEEDDYKKKPSGGSHGGKDESEGGGFGDYLKLAQGFMKKQDGEGGHKKTSGHGGGYGKEENEEDSGKKKHGGRPESGKDESEGSGMSDYLKLAQGFMKKDGEGGSGAGMGDYLKLAEGFMKKR; translated from the exons ATGGCCTCCTACGACGGTGAGGACGACTCGGGCCGGCGCCGCCCGCCGCCGCAGCAGCACCGCCCCTCCGGCGGGGGCAGCGGCGACCTCGCCGCGAGCGCCAAGCTGGTGGCGGAGGCGGCCAAGGCGGCGCTCCAGGACCATAACCTGGGGAAGGTCGACAAGGGCCGCACCGCCGAGGCCGCCGCCGACCTGCTCCACGCGGCCTCCCTCTACGGCAAGCTCGAGGGCAAGCCCGTCGGCGGCTACCTCAACAAGGCCGAGGACTACCTCCACAAGTTCGGCGCCAAggaggggggcggcgggggcggcaAGCATCAGCCGGGTGGCCACGGGGGCTCAGGCGGCAGGTACGAGGAAGAGGACGAGTACAGGAAGAAGCCTACGAGTGGCGGTGGGAGGTACGAACAGGAGGACGATGGGTACAAGAAGAAGCCCAGCGGTGGTGGGAGGTATGAGGAGGACGACGAGTACAGGAAGAAGCctactggtggtggtggtggctatGGAGGTGGAAGGTATGAGGGAgaagatgagtacaagaagaagcCTAGCG GTGGTGGCTATGGTGGGGGAAGGTATGAGGAAGATGATGGGTACAAGAAGAAGCCTAGTGCTGGTGGTTATGGCGATGGAGGAGGATATgaagatgagtacaagaagaggcCAACCGGTGGCCATGGTGGAGGCAGGTATGAGGAAgatgatgagtacaagaagaagcCAACCGGTGGCCATGGTGGAGGGAGGTATGAGGAAGATGATGAGTACAAGAGGCCTACTGGTGGAGGCCATGGAGGGCGGTATGAAGAAGAGGACTACAAGAAGAAGCCTAGTGGTGgaggaagatatgaagaagatgaCTACAAGAAGAAGCCTAGTGGTGgaggaagatatgaagaagatgaCTACAAGAAGAAGCCTAGTGGTGGAAGCCATGGAGGGAAGGATGAGTCGGAGGGTGGTGGCTTTGGAGACTACTTGAAACTTGCACAAGGTTTCATGAAGAAGCAGGATGGCGAGGGtgggcacaagaagactagtggcCATGGAGGAGGGTATGGTAAGGAGGAAAATGAAGAGGATAGCGGCAAGAAGAAACATGGTGGCCGCCCTGAGAGTGGAAAAGACGAGTCGGAGGGCAGTGGCATGTCAGATTACCTGAAACTTGCACAGGGTTTCATGAAGAAGGATGGCGAGGGGGGAAGCGGAGCCGGTATGGGGGACTACTTAAAGCTTGCAGAGGGGTTCATGAAGAAGCGTTGA